The Streptomyces sp. NBC_00691 genome has a segment encoding these proteins:
- a CDS encoding histidine phosphatase family protein, with protein MATLILVRHGRSTANTSGVLAGRTPGISLDERGAAQAAALPGRLADIPLAAVVSSPLQRCRETVRPLLDARPDLPLHVEDRINECDYGDWSGRKLAELNDEPLMEVVQAHASAAAFPGGESMRAMQSRAVDAVHDWNARIEAEHGEDAAYVMCSHGDIVKSIVADALGLHLDLFQRLHVDPCSVTVIRYTRLRPFLVRLGDTGDFAAFAPREHPDSSGTAEVGGGAGAP; from the coding sequence ATGGCCACGCTGATCCTCGTCCGGCACGGACGCTCCACCGCCAACACCTCCGGGGTCCTCGCCGGGCGCACCCCCGGGATCTCCCTCGACGAGCGGGGCGCCGCGCAGGCCGCCGCGCTTCCCGGGCGCCTCGCGGACATCCCCCTCGCCGCCGTCGTCTCCAGCCCCCTCCAGCGCTGCCGGGAGACCGTACGGCCGCTCCTCGACGCCCGCCCCGACCTCCCGCTGCACGTCGAGGACCGGATCAACGAGTGCGACTACGGCGACTGGTCCGGCCGGAAACTCGCCGAGCTCAACGACGAACCCCTGATGGAGGTCGTCCAGGCGCACGCCTCCGCCGCGGCCTTCCCCGGCGGCGAGTCGATGCGCGCCATGCAGTCCCGCGCGGTCGACGCCGTGCACGACTGGAACGCGCGGATCGAGGCCGAGCACGGCGAGGACGCCGCCTATGTCATGTGCTCGCACGGGGACATCGTCAAGTCGATCGTGGCGGACGCGCTCGGACTGCACCTCGACCTCTTCCAGCGCCTCCACGTCGACCCGTGCTCGGTCACCGTCATCCGCTACACGCGCCTGCGGCCCTTCCTCGTCCGGCTCGGCGACACCGGGGACTTCGCCGCCTTCGCGCCGCGCGAGCACCCCGACAGCAGCGGGACCGCTGAGGTCGGGGGCGGTGCGGGCGCACCGTGA
- a CDS encoding magnesium and cobalt transport protein CorA has translation MRRVIVDSAIYRDGRRTDGPADLSDALDEARAAGDAFLWVGLHEPTEAEFDHVASEFALHPLAVEDALKAHQRPKLEVYDDSLFAVLKPVVYEPESDRVSSGELMVFMGDSFVVTVRHGEGAPLAQVRRRLEADPEVLKHGPTAVLYAVSDAIVDHYLDVAGELQVDLEELEADVFAPTGGNPANTAERIYTAKRQVLEFRRASGPLAGPVSRLTGGSVPFVNERSQPFFRDVNDHLMRANEQVEGLDRLLSDVLSAHLAQMGVRQNDDMRKISAWAAMAAVPTMVAGIYGMNFEHMPELHWVASYPVVIVVMAGIVLTLYRMFKRRGWM, from the coding sequence ATACGCCGCGTGATCGTGGACTCAGCCATCTACCGGGACGGGCGCCGTACGGACGGCCCCGCCGACCTCTCCGACGCGCTCGACGAGGCGCGGGCCGCCGGGGACGCCTTTCTGTGGGTGGGGCTCCACGAACCGACGGAGGCGGAATTCGACCATGTCGCCTCGGAGTTCGCCCTGCACCCGCTGGCCGTCGAGGACGCCCTCAAGGCCCATCAGCGCCCCAAGCTGGAGGTCTACGACGACTCGCTGTTCGCGGTGCTCAAGCCGGTCGTCTACGAGCCGGAGAGCGACCGGGTCTCCTCGGGCGAGCTGATGGTGTTCATGGGCGACTCCTTCGTGGTGACCGTCCGGCACGGCGAGGGCGCTCCGCTCGCGCAGGTCCGCCGGCGTCTCGAAGCCGACCCGGAGGTCCTCAAGCACGGCCCGACGGCGGTGCTGTACGCGGTGAGCGACGCGATCGTGGACCACTACCTCGATGTGGCGGGCGAGCTCCAGGTGGACCTGGAGGAGCTGGAGGCGGACGTCTTCGCGCCCACCGGCGGCAATCCCGCGAACACGGCGGAACGGATCTACACGGCGAAGCGGCAGGTCCTGGAGTTCCGCCGGGCCAGTGGCCCGCTGGCGGGTCCGGTGTCCCGGCTCACGGGCGGTTCGGTGCCGTTCGTGAACGAGCGGTCGCAGCCCTTCTTCCGGGACGTCAACGACCATCTGATGCGCGCCAACGAACAGGTGGAGGGGCTCGACCGGCTCCTGTCCGACGTGCTGTCGGCCCATCTCGCGCAGATGGGCGTGCGGCAGAACGACGACATGCGGAAGATCTCGGCGTGGGCGGCCATGGCCGCCGTCCCGACGATGGTCGCGGGGATCTACGGCATGAACTTCGAGCACATGCCGGAGCTGCACTGGGTGGCGTCGTACCCGGTGGTGATCGTGGTGATGGCCGGCATCGTCCTCACCCTGTACCGGATGTTCAAGCGGCGCGGCTGGATGTGA
- a CDS encoding ferritin-like domain-containing protein, translated as MLTAKGLFQEIIDNDESFALFCSIAASGESQGGWENARIAALVAPGMRDLTPKITRHGADEDKHGRIFNALMKKRGLEPVPVPPDTDYTMLLEQRGIGLAHDKLRRDEPLSEQDIIVYLAHSRVTEQRAADQMDMLVTYFGDHPELGKAIHMIDNDEANHLAYCHEELLRLAREGHGRLIQRTLRESALVEIQVYRDVSLAVMGHMGRILRWPRPKAAVLAAGIRGMYGYERAAGWHRMVGLRTPERLDALGGPASPAPAF; from the coding sequence ATGCTCACGGCCAAGGGCCTGTTCCAGGAAATCATCGACAACGACGAGTCCTTCGCGCTCTTCTGCTCGATCGCGGCGAGCGGAGAGTCCCAGGGCGGCTGGGAGAACGCCCGGATCGCGGCGCTCGTCGCCCCCGGGATGAGGGATCTCACCCCCAAGATCACCCGGCACGGCGCCGACGAGGACAAGCACGGCCGGATCTTCAACGCCCTGATGAAGAAGCGTGGCCTCGAACCCGTCCCGGTGCCTCCCGACACCGACTACACGATGCTCCTCGAACAGCGCGGCATCGGCCTCGCGCACGACAAGCTGCGCCGCGACGAGCCGCTGAGCGAGCAGGACATCATCGTCTACCTCGCCCACAGCCGGGTCACCGAGCAGCGGGCCGCCGACCAGATGGACATGCTGGTCACGTACTTCGGCGACCACCCGGAACTCGGCAAGGCCATCCACATGATCGACAACGACGAGGCGAACCACCTCGCCTACTGCCACGAGGAACTGCTGCGCCTCGCGCGCGAGGGACACGGTCGGCTCATCCAGCGGACCCTGCGCGAGTCCGCCCTCGTCGAGATCCAGGTCTACCGCGACGTCAGCCTCGCCGTGATGGGGCACATGGGAAGGATCCTGCGCTGGCCCAGGCCCAAGGCGGCCGTCCTCGCCGCCGGAATCCGCGGGATGTACGGGTACGAGCGCGCCGCGGGCTGGCACCGGATGGTCGGCCTGAGGACGCCCGAGCGACTCGACGCCCTCGGCGGGCCCGCGAGCCCCGCCCCGGCCTTCTGA
- a CDS encoding LLM class F420-dependent oxidoreductase, with the protein MRLGINLGYWGAGMDGDNLAVAQEADRLGYDVCWAAEAYGSDAPTVLAWVAAKTERIDVGSAIMQIPARQPAMTAMTAATLDSLTGGRFRLGLGVSGPQVSEGWYGVKFDKPLARTREYVEIVRKAMTRERLSYEGRHWTLPLPGGPGKPIKLTVHPEREHIPLYIAAIGPKNLEQTGEIADGALLIFPSAAHLEETALRHIRAGREKAGLTMDGFDVCPTVPLALGDDVDALADVFRPYTALYVGGMGSRKQNFYNQLAQRMGYEKEAAEIQDKYLAGDKTGAAAAVPQSLIDQTSLLGSVERIAERMTAYAEAGVTTLTLAPAGFTLDERLAALRAGVEAMERAGLA; encoded by the coding sequence ATGCGGCTCGGCATCAACCTCGGCTACTGGGGTGCGGGCATGGACGGCGACAACCTCGCCGTCGCCCAGGAGGCGGACCGCCTCGGCTACGACGTCTGCTGGGCCGCCGAGGCCTACGGCTCCGACGCGCCCACCGTGCTCGCCTGGGTCGCGGCGAAGACGGAGCGGATCGACGTCGGCTCCGCGATCATGCAGATCCCGGCCCGGCAGCCCGCGATGACGGCCATGACCGCCGCCACCCTCGACTCGCTCACCGGCGGCCGTTTCCGCCTCGGCCTCGGTGTCTCCGGACCGCAGGTCTCCGAGGGCTGGTACGGCGTGAAGTTCGACAAGCCGCTGGCCCGGACCCGCGAGTACGTCGAGATCGTCCGCAAGGCGATGACCCGGGAGCGCCTCAGCTACGAGGGCCGGCACTGGACCCTCCCGCTCCCCGGCGGCCCCGGCAAGCCCATCAAGCTCACCGTGCACCCGGAGCGCGAGCACATCCCGCTCTACATCGCCGCGATCGGCCCCAAGAACCTGGAGCAGACCGGCGAGATCGCCGACGGCGCCCTGCTGATCTTCCCCTCCGCCGCCCACCTGGAGGAGACCGCGCTCCGCCACATCCGCGCGGGCCGCGAGAAGGCCGGCCTGACGATGGACGGCTTCGACGTCTGCCCCACCGTGCCGCTCGCCCTCGGGGACGACGTCGACGCGCTCGCGGACGTGTTCCGCCCGTACACCGCGCTGTACGTCGGCGGCATGGGCAGCCGCAAGCAGAACTTCTACAACCAGCTCGCGCAGCGCATGGGCTACGAGAAGGAGGCCGCCGAGATCCAGGACAAGTACCTGGCAGGCGACAAGACGGGGGCCGCCGCGGCCGTACCGCAGAGCCTGATCGACCAGACCTCGCTGCTCGGCTCCGTCGAGCGGATCGCGGAGCGGATGACGGCCTACGCGGAGGCCGGGGTCACCACCCTGACCCTCGCCCCGGCCGGCTTCACCCTGGACGAGCGGCTGGCGGCCCTGCGGGCGGGTGTCGAGGCGATGGAGCGCGCCGGACTGGCGTGA
- a CDS encoding aldo/keto reductase, which yields MEQRHLGRTGLRVSRIGLGTLTWGRDTDEHDAAEQLKSFWDAGGTLVDTADVYGGGEAEYLLGRLMERLVSRQDLVLSTKAGSVPDPDRRTDGSRGHLLAALDASLARLGTDHVDLWQLHAFDPHTPLEESLQALDIAVRSGRARYAGVANFCGWQLAKAGTWQLGGDRTRLAGAQLEYSLLQRGVEREVLPAAQDLGIGLLPSSPLGRGVLTGKYRGGTPSDSRGASETMAPFVEPYLDDAASRIVDAVTTAADGLATTPLHVALAWVRDRPGVTAPIVGARTARQLAAALSVETLSLPDEICRALDDVSAPVHRYPDHDWSTL from the coding sequence ATGGAGCAGAGGCATCTCGGACGTACCGGCCTGCGTGTGTCGCGCATCGGACTCGGCACCCTCACCTGGGGCCGGGACACCGACGAGCACGACGCCGCCGAGCAGTTGAAGTCGTTCTGGGACGCGGGCGGCACGCTCGTGGACACCGCCGACGTGTACGGCGGAGGCGAGGCGGAGTATCTGCTCGGCCGTCTCATGGAGCGGCTCGTCTCCCGGCAGGACCTGGTCCTGTCGACCAAGGCGGGCAGCGTGCCGGACCCCGACCGGCGGACGGACGGCTCGCGCGGGCACCTGCTCGCCGCGCTCGACGCCTCCCTCGCCCGGCTCGGCACGGACCACGTGGACCTGTGGCAGCTTCACGCCTTCGACCCCCACACGCCCTTGGAGGAGTCGCTCCAGGCGCTCGACATCGCGGTACGCAGCGGGCGCGCGCGGTACGCGGGCGTGGCGAACTTCTGCGGCTGGCAGCTCGCCAAGGCGGGCACCTGGCAGCTCGGCGGGGACCGGACCCGGCTCGCGGGGGCGCAGCTGGAGTACTCGCTGCTCCAGCGGGGCGTGGAGCGCGAGGTGCTGCCGGCGGCGCAGGACCTCGGGATAGGCCTGCTGCCCTCCTCCCCGCTGGGGCGCGGGGTCCTGACGGGCAAGTACCGCGGCGGGACCCCGTCCGACTCGCGCGGCGCCTCGGAGACGATGGCGCCGTTCGTGGAGCCGTACCTGGACGATGCCGCGAGCAGGATCGTGGACGCGGTCACGACGGCCGCCGACGGCCTCGCGACGACCCCGCTGCACGTGGCGCTCGCCTGGGTCCGCGACCGGCCCGGCGTCACCGCGCCGATCGTCGGCGCGCGCACGGCGCGCCAGCTCGCGGCCGCGTTGTCGGTGGAGACCCTTAGTCTTCCTGACGAGATCTGTCGGGCGCTGGACGATGTGTCGGCGCCCGTGCACCGCTATCCGGATCACGACTGGAGCACCTTGTGA
- a CDS encoding helix-hairpin-helix domain-containing protein has protein sequence MTEPSGETAPEAPEDVAPTEDVQEDARQGAAEPEEPGTAEEPASAEGPATGEEPPAQEPAETEAPATTQESAGAEAPDAAAEADAAPESTDDAEPAEPAEPAEPGSASAGESGAGGDAAEASDTPELSDAQAELAAQRELRAKIEARKAEREGPLASGAKLSGTAADLLAAVRAVEGGAASGSAFYEAPEPAPRRATPEAAPAMTVRPPVPAQASAPAPGTTTAVREVLAKGGAPEALAGQVAAALGEGAAQVLLDDPWQLLAVSGVRPEQADGFARALLGAACGPEDPRRTVALTVWLLERAALQGHTALEIDTVRTGLAGHAVPDPGSAVEEAVSAGAVLVFQEEETAEEEPEEDEESPEVPEAAADEPASPVLLGLDRYALAEESLADGLARLVRTATADAWEGSELERAAGTHGLVLHTGGEASRAEPAALAAAARERGLRTLIAVHAEGGRRALGPAGADAVTVAALLSGAAGPGRDEDGAFTLDLLVVLDAPQLDVETAAMLVESLPDGCRLVLSGDPAVLGAPGAGQVFGDVLAARVCPRIASRVPDPGPLGELVSGIGAGELNQVEAPGKEIVIVPVRDAGEAVHRTVQLVADSVPRAIGVPAEQTQVVTVGHGGSAGTRALNTALKQRLNPGPGRFGGFDPGDRVAYAPLPGRTVTGTVVSADAEGLRLRCGDEEVLVPKERVESALRHGWALTAHQAAGLRWPAVVVVLPGDAAGGLSRPWVYTAFGRAERHLSVVHGVDQALPRAVAEGVAPERTTRLRPLLEALLAVPEE, from the coding sequence GTGACCGAGCCTTCCGGGGAGACCGCGCCCGAGGCACCCGAGGACGTGGCACCCACCGAGGACGTCCAGGAGGACGCACGGCAGGGAGCCGCCGAGCCGGAGGAGCCGGGGACGGCCGAGGAGCCGGCGTCGGCCGAGGGGCCCGCGACCGGCGAGGAGCCGCCGGCCCAGGAGCCCGCCGAGACCGAGGCGCCCGCCACGACCCAGGAGTCCGCCGGGGCCGAGGCGCCGGACGCGGCCGCAGAGGCCGACGCGGCGCCGGAGTCCACCGACGACGCCGAGCCCGCCGAACCCGCCGAACCCGCCGAACCCGGGTCCGCCTCGGCCGGGGAGTCCGGCGCTGGTGGAGATGCCGCCGAGGCCTCCGACACGCCCGAGTTGAGCGACGCTCAGGCCGAGCTGGCCGCGCAGCGGGAGCTGCGGGCGAAGATCGAGGCGCGGAAGGCCGAGAGAGAAGGGCCTCTGGCGAGCGGCGCCAAGCTGAGCGGCACGGCCGCCGATCTGCTCGCGGCCGTCCGGGCCGTGGAGGGCGGCGCCGCCTCCGGCAGCGCGTTCTACGAGGCCCCCGAGCCCGCACCCCGCAGGGCCACCCCCGAAGCGGCCCCCGCCATGACCGTGCGACCCCCGGTACCGGCCCAGGCCTCCGCCCCCGCTCCCGGCACCACCACCGCCGTGCGCGAGGTCCTGGCCAAGGGCGGCGCGCCCGAGGCGCTGGCCGGGCAGGTCGCCGCCGCACTCGGCGAGGGCGCGGCGCAGGTCCTGCTCGACGACCCCTGGCAACTGCTCGCCGTCTCCGGTGTCCGCCCCGAGCAGGCCGACGGCTTCGCGCGGGCACTGCTCGGCGCCGCGTGCGGCCCCGAGGACCCGCGCCGGACGGTCGCCCTGACGGTCTGGCTGCTCGAGCGGGCCGCGCTCCAGGGGCACACCGCGCTGGAGATCGACACCGTGCGCACCGGCCTCGCCGGGCACGCGGTGCCCGATCCCGGGTCGGCCGTCGAGGAGGCGGTGTCCGCGGGCGCGGTCCTCGTCTTCCAGGAGGAGGAGACGGCCGAGGAGGAGCCGGAGGAGGACGAGGAGTCGCCGGAGGTCCCGGAGGCCGCGGCCGATGAGCCGGCCTCGCCCGTACTGCTCGGCCTCGACCGGTACGCGCTCGCGGAGGAGAGCCTCGCGGACGGCCTCGCCCGGCTCGTCAGGACGGCGACTGCCGACGCCTGGGAGGGCTCCGAGCTCGAACGGGCCGCCGGGACGCACGGCCTCGTCCTCCACACGGGCGGCGAGGCCTCCCGCGCCGAGCCGGCGGCCCTCGCCGCGGCCGCGCGCGAGCGCGGGCTGCGCACCCTGATCGCCGTCCACGCGGAGGGCGGGCGGCGCGCGCTCGGCCCCGCCGGGGCGGACGCGGTGACGGTCGCCGCGCTGCTCTCCGGAGCGGCCGGGCCCGGCCGTGACGAGGACGGAGCCTTCACCCTGGATCTGCTGGTGGTGCTCGACGCCCCGCAGCTGGACGTGGAGACCGCCGCGATGCTCGTGGAGTCGCTGCCCGACGGCTGCCGGCTGGTGCTGAGCGGCGACCCGGCGGTGCTCGGCGCGCCGGGTGCCGGCCAGGTCTTCGGCGACGTGCTGGCGGCCCGGGTGTGCCCGCGGATCGCCTCGCGCGTGCCCGACCCGGGCCCGCTCGGCGAGCTGGTCTCGGGCATCGGCGCCGGTGAGCTGAACCAGGTCGAGGCTCCCGGCAAGGAGATCGTGATCGTCCCCGTGCGGGACGCCGGCGAGGCCGTGCACCGTACGGTCCAGCTGGTCGCCGATTCGGTCCCGCGGGCGATCGGGGTACCGGCGGAGCAGACGCAGGTCGTCACGGTCGGCCACGGCGGATCGGCCGGTACGCGCGCGTTGAACACCGCGCTCAAGCAGCGGCTGAACCCCGGCCCCGGCCGGTTCGGCGGCTTCGACCCCGGGGACCGGGTGGCGTACGCGCCCCTGCCGGGGCGGACGGTGACGGGCACGGTCGTGTCGGCCGACGCCGAGGGGCTGCGGCTGCGGTGCGGCGACGAGGAGGTCCTCGTACCGAAGGAGCGCGTGGAGTCGGCGCTGCGGCACGGCTGGGCGCTCACCGCGCACCAGGCGGCCGGGCTGCGCTGGCCCGCGGTGGTCGTGGTGCTGCCCGGCGACGCCGCCGGGGGCCTCAGCCGGCCCTGGGTGTACACGGCGTTCGGCCGCGCGGAGCGTCATCTCTCCGTCGTGCACGGCGTGGACCAGGCGCTGCCCCGCGCGGTGGCCGAGGGCGTGGCCCCGGAGCGTACGACGCGCCTGCGGCCGCTCCTGGAGGCACTGCTCGCCGTGCCCGAGGAGTGA
- a CDS encoding DUF5703 family protein yields MPEYEFVDVYVPRGVSRKEATRLLTDHAEYGHWELDRLTLHRDGSRRVRLKRRIIRQVRATW; encoded by the coding sequence ATGCCGGAATACGAATTTGTCGACGTGTACGTGCCGCGCGGTGTCTCCCGCAAGGAGGCGACGCGGCTGTTGACCGACCATGCCGAGTACGGACACTGGGAGTTGGACCGTCTGACCCTGCACCGGGACGGGAGTCGCAGAGTGCGGCTGAAGCGGCGGATCATCCGCCAGGTACGAGCGACCTGGTAG
- a CDS encoding chaplin: protein MRQVTRKGLVTFAAAGGVFAAVGGGYAHADSGANGAATNSPGVASGNSVQVPVHVPVNACGNTVNVVGVLNPAMGNKCANTSKPGKPGGGSSAGGHTGNSPGVGSGNTVQVPVDVPVNVCGNSVTGIGLGNAAAGNSCGNGIEPTHPGNPGNPGNPGNPGNPGNPGNPGNPGNPGNPGNPGNPGNPGNPGNPGNPGNPGNPGTPGNPGTPGTPGTPGTPGTPGNPGGEGGPNTPGEHSVTPPRAVEELAETGSGPLGVIVPAGAGLLLAGSLIYRRSRNAA from the coding sequence ATGCGACAGGTCACGCGCAAGGGTCTGGTCACCTTTGCGGCAGCCGGAGGCGTCTTCGCCGCCGTCGGCGGCGGTTACGCGCACGCCGATTCGGGTGCGAACGGTGCGGCCACGAATTCCCCGGGCGTCGCGTCCGGAAACTCCGTCCAGGTCCCGGTGCACGTGCCGGTGAACGCCTGCGGAAACACCGTCAACGTCGTCGGAGTGCTCAATCCGGCGATGGGCAACAAGTGCGCCAACACCTCCAAGCCGGGCAAGCCGGGCGGCGGTTCCTCCGCCGGCGGGCACACCGGCAACTCCCCGGGCGTCGGCTCGGGCAACACCGTCCAGGTGCCTGTCGACGTCCCGGTCAACGTGTGCGGCAACAGCGTCACGGGCATCGGCCTGGGCAACGCCGCGGCGGGCAACAGCTGCGGCAACGGCATCGAGCCGACGCACCCGGGGAACCCGGGTAACCCCGGTAACCCTGGAAATCCGGGTAACCCGGGTAACCCTGGGAATCCGGGCAACCCCGGTAACCCGGGTAACCCTGGGAATCCGGGCAACCCCGGTAACCCTGGCAACCCCGGGAATCCGGGCAACCCTGGAAATCCGGGCAACCCCGGAACTCCTGGCAACCCCGGTACTCCCGGGACTCCGGGCACGCCCGGCACCCCGGGTACGCCCGGCAACCCCGGCGGTGAGGGTGGGCCGAACACCCCGGGTGAGCACAGCGTCACTCCGCCCCGTGCCGTCGAGGAGCTCGCCGAGACCGGTTCCGGTCCGCTCGGCGTGATCGTCCCCGCCGGGGCCGGTCTGCTGCTCGCCGGTTCGCTGATCTACCGCCGGTCGCGCAACGCCGCCTGA
- the chpH gene encoding chaplin ChpH, whose translation MIKKVVAAAAATGGLVLAGAGMAVADSGAQGAAIGSPGVLSGNVVQVPVHVPVNVCGNTVSVIGLLNPAFGNTCVNA comes from the coding sequence ATGATCAAGAAGGTCGTCGCTGCTGCGGCTGCCACTGGCGGTCTGGTTCTCGCGGGCGCGGGCATGGCCGTTGCCGACTCGGGTGCCCAGGGTGCGGCCATCGGTTCCCCCGGTGTCCTCTCGGGCAACGTCGTCCAGGTGCCGGTTCACGTCCCCGTGAACGTGTGCGGCAACACGGTCTCCGTGATCGGGCTGCTGAACCCCGCCTTCGGCAACACCTGCGTCAACGCCTGA
- a CDS encoding M20/M25/M40 family metallo-hydrolase, with amino-acid sequence MSESNTGRSGNAETAENEVVDLCRDLIRIDTSNYGDHSGPGERAAAEYIAEKLAEVGLEPKIIESHRGRASTVARIEGEDPSRPALLIHGHTDVVPANAEDWTHHPFSGEIADGCVWGRGAVDMKDMDAMTLAVVRDRLRSGRKPPRDIVLAFLADEEAGGTYGARHLVDKHRDLFDGVTEAVGEVGGFSFTVNENLRLYLVETAQKGMHWMRLTVEGTAGHGSMTNDDNAITELCEAVGRLGRHQWPVRVTKTVRSFLDELSDALGTPLDPEDMDGTLAKLGGIAKMVGATLRNSAAPTMLGAGYKVNVIPGQATAHVDGRFLPGYEQEFLADLDRILGPNVKREDVHGDKALETSFDGALVDAMQLALRAEDPIARAVPYMLSGGTDAKSFDDLGIRCFGFAPLQLPPELDFAGMFHGVDERVPVDGLKFGARVLDRFIDAS; translated from the coding sequence GTGAGCGAGTCGAACACGGGTCGAAGCGGCAACGCCGAGACCGCCGAGAACGAGGTCGTGGACCTCTGTCGCGACCTCATCCGCATCGACACCAGCAACTACGGCGACCACTCCGGCCCGGGCGAGCGGGCGGCGGCGGAGTACATCGCCGAGAAGCTCGCCGAGGTCGGTCTCGAACCGAAGATCATCGAGTCGCACCGGGGGCGGGCCTCCACCGTCGCCCGCATCGAGGGCGAGGACCCGTCGCGGCCGGCCCTCCTGATCCACGGCCACACCGACGTCGTCCCGGCCAACGCCGAGGACTGGACCCACCACCCCTTCTCCGGGGAGATCGCCGACGGCTGCGTCTGGGGCCGCGGCGCCGTCGACATGAAGGACATGGACGCGATGACCCTCGCGGTCGTCCGGGACCGGCTGCGCAGCGGCCGCAAGCCCCCGCGCGACATCGTCCTCGCCTTCCTCGCCGACGAGGAGGCCGGCGGCACCTACGGCGCCCGGCACCTGGTCGACAAGCACCGGGACCTCTTCGACGGGGTCACCGAGGCCGTCGGCGAGGTCGGCGGCTTCTCCTTCACCGTGAACGAGAACCTGCGGCTCTACCTGGTCGAGACCGCCCAGAAGGGCATGCACTGGATGCGGCTGACCGTCGAGGGCACGGCCGGCCACGGCTCGATGACCAACGACGACAACGCCATCACCGAGCTCTGCGAGGCCGTCGGCCGCCTCGGCCGCCACCAGTGGCCGGTGCGGGTCACCAAGACCGTCCGCTCCTTCCTGGACGAGCTCTCCGACGCGCTGGGCACCCCGCTCGACCCCGAGGACATGGACGGCACCCTCGCCAAGCTCGGCGGCATCGCCAAGATGGTCGGCGCCACCCTGCGGAACTCGGCCGCCCCGACCATGCTCGGCGCGGGCTACAAGGTGAACGTGATCCCCGGCCAGGCCACCGCGCACGTCGACGGGCGCTTCCTGCCCGGCTACGAGCAGGAGTTCCTCGCCGACCTCGACCGGATCCTCGGGCCGAACGTGAAGCGCGAGGACGTGCACGGAGACAAGGCCCTGGAGACCAGCTTCGACGGCGCCCTGGTCGACGCCATGCAACTGGCGCTGCGCGCCGAGGACCCGATCGCCCGCGCCGTGCCGTACATGCTCTCCGGTGGCACCGACGCGAAGTCCTTCGACGACCTCGGCATCCGCTGCTTCGGCTTCGCCCCCCTCCAGCTGCCGCCGGAGCTCGACTTCGCCGGCATGTTCCACGGCGTGGACGAGCGGGTGCCGGTGGACGGTCTCAAGTTCGGCGCCCGTGTCCTGGACCGTTTCATCGACGCCTCCTGA
- a CDS encoding pseudouridine synthase produces the protein MRRRAKAPVAPLPQRDGIDPVRLRLPEDPEGVWATVREHLLDRYGAAVGTGRVEEMLGAGRFVGVDGPVTGDDPYTVGRYLWFHRDFPVEEPVPFPVGVVYRDERIVVADKPHFLATMPRGRHVTQTALARLRRELELPCLQPAHRLDRLTAGLVLCVVRPEDRGAYQTLFRDRLVRKEYEAVAPYDPVVELPVTVRSRIEKERGVMAAREVPGEPNSESRIALVERRGGLGRYRLVPETGRTHQLRVHMNALGLPILHDPIYPVVREDGPEDFRRPLQLLARTLEFTDPFTGVPRRFESRLALSGLG, from the coding sequence GTGAGACGGAGAGCGAAGGCGCCGGTCGCGCCGTTGCCGCAGCGGGACGGGATCGATCCCGTACGGCTGCGGCTGCCGGAGGACCCGGAAGGGGTCTGGGCGACCGTACGGGAGCACCTGCTCGACCGGTACGGGGCCGCCGTCGGGACCGGGCGGGTCGAGGAGATGCTCGGTGCGGGCCGGTTCGTCGGGGTCGACGGGCCGGTGACCGGGGACGATCCGTACACCGTGGGCCGGTATCTCTGGTTCCACCGTGACTTTCCGGTGGAGGAGCCGGTGCCGTTCCCCGTCGGGGTGGTGTACCGGGACGAGCGGATCGTCGTCGCGGACAAGCCGCACTTCCTCGCCACGATGCCCCGGGGGCGGCACGTCACGCAGACCGCGCTGGCGCGGCTGCGGCGGGAGCTGGAGCTGCCGTGTCTGCAGCCCGCGCACCGGCTCGACCGGCTGACGGCGGGGCTGGTGCTCTGCGTCGTACGGCCGGAGGACCGGGGGGCGTACCAGACGCTGTTCCGGGACCGGCTGGTGCGCAAGGAGTACGAGGCGGTGGCGCCGTACGACCCGGTGGTGGAGCTGCCGGTGACGGTGCGGAGCCGGATCGAGAAGGAGCGCGGGGTGATGGCCGCCCGGGAGGTGCCGGGCGAGCCGAACAGCGAGAGCCGGATCGCGCTCGTGGAGCGGCGGGGCGGGCTGGGGCGCTACCGCCTGGTGCCCGAGACCGGGCGGACGCATCAGCTGCGGGTGCACATGAACGCGCTGGGACTGCCGATCCTGCACGATCCGATCTATCCGGTGGTCCGTGAGGACGGGCCGGAGGACTTCCGGCGTCCGCTGCAGCTGCTGGCGCGGACGCTGGAGTTCACCGACCCGTTCACGGGTGTGCCGAGGCGCTTCGAGAGCCGGCTGGCTCTCAGTGGCCTCGGTTGA